A section of the Veillonella criceti genome encodes:
- a CDS encoding DUF3310 domain-containing protein: protein MYEYDVLDIIDMIIDCDKLPNNGQTLKLRRAIRSLSDDITLGLKDHKETLSKAVKDYYQYYLNCNNHAIAQNKANEDMVHNPSHYKLRGLDIESVDVIESVLSDEEYRGWCKGNALKYLFRAGKKDDELQDLRKCDVYVNWAIKAMEGVR, encoded by the coding sequence ATGTATGAGTATGATGTATTAGATATTATTGATATGATAATTGATTGTGATAAGTTGCCTAATAATGGCCAAACACTAAAGTTAAGACGGGCTATTAGGAGTTTGAGTGATGATATTACTTTGGGACTTAAAGACCATAAAGAGACTCTTAGTAAGGCTGTTAAAGATTATTACCAGTATTACTTAAACTGTAATAACCATGCTATAGCACAAAATAAGGCTAATGAGGATATGGTACATAATCCTAGTCATTACAAATTAAGAGGTTTAGACATTGAGAGCGTAGATGTGATTGAATCCGTATTAAGTGACGAGGAATATCGTGGTTGGTGCAAAGGCAACGCTTTAAAGTACTTATTTAGGGCAGGTAAAAAAGATGACGAGTTACAAGACCTTCGTAAATGTGATGTGTATGTAAACTGGGCGATTAAGGCTATGGAGGGGGTTAGATGA
- a CDS encoding ATP-binding protein, whose protein sequence is MEHTGKVLGYLKQRLEQYRQTAMERDMLIGPMTPTIFKPINWEYYGIYKRYQKVTLEDMTVLDVNKEAFDVIKEYAEHVVHKLDVGLGLIIKGPVGTGKTTAAVAIMKEAIQNKRSPYFISMISLLDKLMSLRDQEERYEFEQRIKNCSLLVLDDLGGEYIGKDKDESFMLKRIMSIIAERNQRSKSTIITTNLKIKELKERYDERVIDRLGSTNQIITLSGPSLRREEWREL, encoded by the coding sequence TTGGAACACACAGGCAAAGTATTAGGATATTTAAAACAGCGACTCGAGCAGTATCGTCAAACAGCGATGGAACGGGATATGTTGATTGGGCCAATGACCCCGACCATTTTTAAACCTATTAATTGGGAATATTACGGCATCTATAAGCGGTATCAAAAAGTTACTTTAGAAGATATGACGGTATTAGATGTTAATAAAGAGGCGTTTGATGTTATTAAGGAATATGCAGAACATGTAGTACATAAATTAGATGTAGGCTTAGGCTTGATCATTAAGGGACCTGTAGGAACCGGTAAAACAACAGCTGCTGTAGCCATTATGAAAGAGGCAATTCAGAATAAACGAAGCCCATACTTTATTTCGATGATTTCGTTACTAGATAAGCTTATGAGTTTACGCGACCAAGAAGAACGGTATGAGTTTGAACAACGGATTAAGAACTGTTCATTGTTGGTTTTAGATGATTTGGGTGGCGAGTATATTGGTAAGGACAAGGATGAAAGTTTTATGTTAAAACGAATCATGTCAATTATTGCTGAACGAAATCAACGATCTAAGTCGACTATCATAACAACTAATTTAAAAATCAAAGAATTGAAGGAGCGTTATGATGAGCGTGTGATTGATAGATTAGGTAGTACTAATCAGATTATTACGCTATCAGGTCCTAGTTTACGTAGAGAAGAATGGAGGGAGCTATGA
- a CDS encoding single-stranded DNA-binding protein, whose product MNSVQILGNLARDPEVRFTKTGRAVATFTVAATNTYFDSTTNEQKEQTAFINCVAWGKLGEAAGNLRKGSRCFVEGRLNTRSYEKDGQKRYITEVIADFVGQSLQAQTNEPSNFDSFGNDEQNLPF is encoded by the coding sequence ATGAATTCAGTACAAATCTTAGGTAACTTAGCGCGTGACCCTGAAGTGCGTTTTACTAAAACTGGTAGAGCCGTAGCAACATTTACAGTGGCTGCGACAAACACGTATTTTGACTCTACAACCAATGAACAGAAGGAACAAACAGCCTTCATTAATTGTGTGGCGTGGGGTAAGTTAGGGGAAGCAGCTGGTAACCTTCGCAAAGGGAGCCGTTGTTTCGTTGAAGGTCGTTTAAATACCCGTTCTTATGAAAAGGACGGGCAAAAGCGCTATATTACAGAAGTCATTGCCGACTTTGTAGGTCAGTCATTGCAGGCTCAGACAAATGAGCCATCTAATTTTGATAGTTTTGGTAATGATGAGCAAAATCTGCCGTTTTAA
- a CDS encoding LPO_1073/Vpar_1526 family protein has protein sequence MIGDKNTQKIEAGDGFSNVQINGSCTVNNGMTYLDVKQIAEDVFRYNFLLMKDEARLEADKRADEITELLLNKIKGRFPHLYNLFVAPDVQYGLYQMQKSYVLRNDEQLKAMLADVMVQRLLANDSEQGKIIFNEALDTMRMLTEKHLSILSVIFLVRYVRYQDYNTFLVFCNFMVNILDKYDDFSDELIFDHLSYAKCVIDTLGFSIIIKDFLEINRNLFPDRELDDYESIMQLIEEVPTFKALRNFWDQSPLTHYKLTSVGKVIAITYLRNMGFGIEYAIWIK, from the coding sequence ATGATAGGGGACAAAAACACACAAAAGATTGAGGCTGGAGACGGATTTAGCAATGTTCAAATTAATGGCTCGTGTACAGTTAATAATGGTATGACTTATTTGGATGTTAAACAAATAGCTGAAGATGTCTTTCGTTACAACTTTTTATTGATGAAAGATGAAGCGCGATTAGAGGCTGATAAGAGAGCTGATGAAATTACAGAATTGTTATTAAATAAGATAAAAGGAAGGTTTCCGCACCTCTATAATCTTTTTGTTGCACCTGATGTACAATATGGTTTATATCAAATGCAAAAATCATATGTTCTAAGAAATGATGAACAACTAAAGGCGATGTTAGCAGATGTAATGGTTCAAAGATTATTAGCTAATGATAGTGAACAGGGTAAAATAATTTTTAATGAAGCTTTGGATACCATGAGAATGTTAACAGAGAAACATTTGTCTATTTTATCTGTAATCTTTCTGGTTAGATATGTAAGATATCAAGATTATAATACTTTTTTGGTATTTTGTAATTTTATGGTAAATATTTTGGATAAATATGATGATTTTTCTGATGAGTTGATATTTGACCATTTATCGTACGCTAAATGCGTTATTGATACACTTGGTTTTAGCATTATAATAAAGGATTTTTTGGAAATAAACAGAAATTTATTTCCTGATAGGGAATTAGATGATTATGAATCTATTATGCAGTTAATAGAGGAAGTACCTACATTTAAGGCTTTAAGAAATTTTTGGGATCAGTCACCTTTAACCCATTATAAATTAACTAGTGTTGGTAAAGTGATTGCGATTACATATCTACGCAATATGGGGTTTGGTATAGAATATGCTATATGGATTAAATAA
- a CDS encoding PBSX family phage terminase large subunit has product MSRVNLSSIIATSFYKAHNDIRNHKYTHYWFKGGRGSTKSSFISIEIIKGLMSEANRHAVAFRRVKDTLTDSVYAQLIWAIETLGVSAYWDIKRTPLKLTYKPNGNTILFRGADDPLKSKSIKVAKGYIAYIWFEELAEFTNMDDINTILQSVMRGGEKFWCFYSYNPPESIRSWVNQESVVERPDKALYHSTYLEVPQDWLGEAFVIEAEIMKALRPLKYEWQYLGKPTGTGGEIFTNVEALHMDDKMIEQFDHRRYGLDWGWSIDPLAYVEFNYDAKKKVIHIYHEKVGLKISNDAIARYILSRNIDGVVKADNAEGKSITDLASQGVRIQGCVKGKGSVARTMRMLVDDINTIYIDPNRCPNAYREFTGYELEKDRHGNFKSEFPDKDNHTIDAVRYALGESGIVAKRVNY; this is encoded by the coding sequence ATGAGTAGAGTTAATTTATCTTCTATAATTGCTACTAGTTTTTATAAAGCACACAATGATATTCGTAATCATAAATATACTCATTATTGGTTTAAAGGTGGACGTGGTAGCACTAAATCTTCATTCATAAGTATAGAAATTATAAAAGGTTTGATGAGCGAAGCTAATCGACATGCAGTTGCATTTAGACGAGTGAAAGACACTTTAACAGATAGTGTTTATGCACAATTAATATGGGCTATAGAAACATTAGGCGTAAGTGCTTATTGGGATATTAAACGTACGCCATTAAAGCTTACTTATAAGCCTAATGGCAATACAATTTTATTTCGTGGAGCAGATGATCCCTTAAAGTCTAAATCTATAAAAGTTGCGAAAGGCTATATAGCTTATATTTGGTTCGAAGAACTCGCAGAGTTTACTAATATGGATGATATAAATACAATTTTGCAGTCTGTTATGCGTGGCGGTGAAAAGTTCTGGTGTTTTTATTCATATAATCCTCCTGAGTCTATTCGCTCATGGGTTAATCAGGAATCGGTGGTTGAACGACCAGATAAAGCATTATATCATTCGACATATTTGGAAGTCCCTCAAGATTGGTTAGGTGAAGCATTTGTAATTGAAGCAGAAATTATGAAAGCTTTACGGCCATTAAAGTATGAGTGGCAATATTTGGGGAAGCCTACGGGAACTGGCGGTGAAATATTTACTAATGTAGAAGCACTACATATGGATGACAAAATGATAGAGCAATTTGACCATAGACGCTATGGTCTTGACTGGGGATGGTCTATTGACCCATTGGCATACGTTGAATTTAATTATGATGCTAAAAAGAAAGTTATTCATATTTATCATGAAAAAGTGGGATTGAAGATATCAAATGATGCAATAGCACGATATATTCTATCTCGCAATATTGATGGAGTAGTCAAGGCGGATAACGCAGAAGGTAAATCAATAACAGATTTAGCAAGTCAAGGCGTTAGAATACAAGGGTGTGTAAAAGGCAAAGGTTCAGTTGCTCGCACTATGCGCATGTTAGTAGATGATATAAATACAATATATATTGACCCTAATAGATGTCCAAATGCTTATAGAGAATTCACTGGCTATGAATTAGAGAAAGATAGGCATGGTAATTTTAAATCAGAGTTTCCGGACAAGGATAATCATACAATTGACGCTGTCCGTTATGCGCTAGGTGAAAGTGGTATTGTTGCTAAACGAGTTAATTATTAA
- a CDS encoding helix-turn-helix domain-containing protein — MECRTYGVPEVAQILGISQKSVYKMADEQIIHRLPHVPKVKFNQKEIDALCGIKDEFNVWNYRAIKADNEKLKKENQKLKELIKKATAELLLMSSGLVEE; from the coding sequence ATGGAATGTAGAACTTATGGCGTACCAGAAGTAGCACAAATTTTAGGTATATCGCAAAAATCAGTGTACAAGATGGCTGACGAACAGATAATCCATCGTCTACCACATGTACCAAAAGTTAAATTTAACCAAAAAGAAATTGATGCTCTATGTGGGATTAAAGATGAGTTTAATGTTTGGAATTACCGAGCGATTAAAGCGGATAACGAAAAACTTAAAAAAGAAAATCAAAAATTAAAAGAACTCATCAAAAAAGCAACAGCGGAATTACTTTTGATGAGTAGTGGATTAGTAGAGGAGTGA
- a CDS encoding terminase small subunit, protein MTPKQDKFCVEYLIDLNGTQAAIRAGYSPKTADRIANQNLRKLEIQNRIKELRQKEFKSSIATAEEVEAMLSAAMRGELEEEVVVVESSLGISTAKKVRKQISAKDRLKAAELMGKRHQLFTDKLQVAMEDIPVIVDDIDDE, encoded by the coding sequence GTGACACCGAAGCAGGATAAGTTTTGTGTAGAATATTTGATTGATTTAAATGGAACACAAGCAGCGATTAGGGCTGGGTACAGTCCTAAAACGGCGGATAGAATTGCTAATCAGAACTTGAGAAAACTTGAGATTCAAAATCGCATTAAGGAATTAAGGCAAAAAGAGTTTAAATCGTCCATTGCTACTGCCGAAGAAGTGGAAGCTATGTTGTCTGCAGCAATGCGTGGCGAACTTGAAGAGGAAGTTGTTGTAGTAGAAAGTAGTCTTGGAATTAGTACAGCTAAAAAAGTGCGAAAGCAGATATCAGCTAAAGATAGACTTAAGGCTGCAGAATTAATGGGTAAGCGTCATCAACTCTTTACAGATAAATTGCAAGTAGCTATGGAGGACATCCCTGTTATAGTGGATGATATAGACGATGAGTAG
- a CDS encoding recombinase RecT encodes MATTNGIALKNNHLKPATKAPTTLNGMLASDDVKKRFNELLGNKAPGFISSLLSVANNNKLLAKADPKTVIAAGAMAAALDLPVNQNLGYAYIVPYGNEAQFQMGYKGYIQLAMRTGQYKTINACEVYEGEIRNTNRFTGEFEFGERTGDEIVGYMAYFKLINGFEKYIYMTMAEMQAHARKYSKTYKGGTDKWGIADFHSMAIKTVLKRLISKYGILSIEMRAGLTKAIETDGGIIKDHDGTLEADFETIEVDGTYINAETGEVVDEVGNTNELTEEEKAAILAAEQLEQ; translated from the coding sequence ATGGCAACAACAAATGGTATTGCATTAAAAAATAATCATCTTAAACCCGCTACTAAGGCTCCAACTACATTAAACGGGATGTTGGCATCGGATGATGTAAAAAAACGATTTAATGAATTATTAGGCAATAAAGCCCCTGGTTTTATTAGTAGCTTATTGTCGGTAGCTAATAATAACAAGCTACTTGCTAAGGCAGACCCTAAAACTGTAATTGCAGCAGGGGCTATGGCAGCTGCGTTAGATTTACCTGTTAACCAAAATTTAGGATATGCCTATATTGTTCCTTATGGCAACGAAGCTCAGTTTCAGATGGGGTATAAGGGATATATTCAGCTTGCTATGAGAACTGGGCAATACAAGACGATTAATGCTTGTGAAGTATATGAAGGTGAAATTAGAAACACTAATCGATTTACTGGTGAGTTTGAATTTGGAGAACGAACTGGTGATGAGATTGTGGGTTATATGGCGTATTTCAAACTTATTAACGGCTTTGAAAAGTATATCTATATGACTATGGCTGAAATGCAAGCCCATGCCCGTAAGTATAGCAAAACGTATAAAGGCGGTACTGATAAATGGGGCATTGCTGATTTTCACAGCATGGCTATTAAAACGGTGCTTAAGCGTTTAATTAGTAAATATGGGATTTTATCTATTGAAATGCGGGCGGGTCTTACTAAAGCCATTGAAACAGATGGCGGTATTATTAAGGATCATGATGGCACATTGGAAGCCGACTTTGAAACAATCGAAGTAGACGGCACATATATTAATGCAGAAACGGGGGAAGTTGTCGATGAAGTAGGCAATACTAATGAATTAACCGAAGAGGAAAAGGCAGCAATCTTAGCTGCTGAGCAACTCGAACAGTAG
- a CDS encoding phage capsid protein, with protein MAISNFIPTLWEGRLLAHLDKNLVFANLCNRDYEGDITSQGDRVKINQIGDITVKDYKKNTDIAVEAIDGEQIELIIDQSKYYAFGVEDIDKAQANVELVDRAMERAAYALADTVDRFIASMHKEAKIKVGDDTTPIVITPESAYENLVDLKTALDDENVPRTGRFAVVPSWFEGMMLKDARFVAAGTTATDDKLANGFIGKAAGFDLYTSNNIVSTAGGKYKILAGNSSAISFAQQLVETEALRQEKRFADLIRGLLVFGAKVVQPKALACLTANNK; from the coding sequence ATGGCAATTTCTAATTTTATCCCTACATTATGGGAAGGACGTTTATTAGCACACTTAGATAAAAACCTAGTATTCGCTAACCTGTGTAATCGTGATTATGAAGGCGATATTACATCACAGGGTGATCGCGTTAAAATTAATCAAATTGGCGATATTACAGTAAAAGATTATAAAAAAAATACGGATATCGCAGTAGAAGCAATTGATGGCGAACAAATTGAATTAATTATTGACCAATCTAAATATTATGCATTTGGTGTAGAGGATATTGATAAAGCACAAGCTAATGTTGAATTAGTTGATCGTGCAATGGAACGTGCAGCTTATGCATTAGCTGATACTGTTGACCGTTTTATTGCAAGCATGCATAAAGAAGCAAAAATCAAAGTAGGGGATGATACAACACCAATTGTTATTACTCCAGAATCCGCCTATGAAAATTTAGTTGACTTAAAAACTGCACTTGATGATGAAAATGTACCTCGTACTGGTCGTTTTGCTGTAGTACCATCCTGGTTTGAAGGTATGATGTTAAAAGATGCACGTTTTGTTGCAGCAGGTACTACTGCAACAGATGATAAGTTGGCTAATGGTTTTATTGGTAAAGCAGCAGGGTTTGATTTGTATACCTCTAATAACATTGTATCTACGGCTGGAGGTAAATATAAAATCTTGGCAGGTAATTCTTCGGCTATCTCTTTTGCACAGCAATTAGTAGAAACAGAAGCATTACGACAAGAAAAGCGATTTGCAGACTTAATCCGTGGCTTATTGGTGTTTGGGGCTAAAGTAGTACAACCAAAAGCTTTAGCATGTTTAACCGCTAATAATAAATAG
- a CDS encoding ImmA/IrrE family metallo-endopeptidase, translated as MNINILIAPLERGVNALTKENCDGSYTILVNNNLCEEKAHKAILHEVFHIKNDDFSKFEHVSLLEKMLHESNYLEEELEGINFYYHVV; from the coding sequence ATGAATATTAATATTTTAATTGCCCCACTAGAAAGAGGCGTAAATGCATTAACAAAAGAAAACTGTGATGGTTCTTATACTATCCTAGTCAATAATAATCTTTGTGAGGAGAAAGCGCACAAAGCAATATTACACGAGGTATTCCATATCAAGAATGATGATTTTTCTAAATTCGAGCATGTATCATTACTCGAAAAAATGCTTCACGAGTCTAACTATCTCGAGGAAGAATTAGAAGGAATTAACTTTTATTATCATGTTGTATAA
- a CDS encoding helix-turn-helix domain-containing protein, giving the protein MPTEQEVKTLFSKRLTEIMEKHNINQVELSKVLNVSESTVGKWLLMKAMPRMGVIQKLADYFNVGKSYFLEETNGYYEDPEVAALAEEARTNPDIRILFSAAKDISKENMQKTIDFVKFLKSQERSDNDFSE; this is encoded by the coding sequence ATGCCAACAGAACAAGAAGTGAAAACCTTATTTAGTAAAAGACTTACGGAAATAATGGAAAAACATAATATCAATCAAGTTGAACTTTCAAAAGTTCTTAATGTCAGTGAATCTACTGTAGGCAAATGGCTCTTAATGAAAGCTATGCCTAGAATGGGAGTAATTCAAAAATTGGCTGATTATTTTAATGTTGGAAAAAGTTATTTTCTAGAAGAAACAAATGGCTATTACGAAGATCCCGAGGTAGCCGCCCTTGCAGAAGAAGCTAGGACTAATCCTGACATTCGTATCCTATTTTCCGCTGCTAAAGATATATCTAAAGAGAATATGCAGAAAACCATAGATTTTGTAAAATTTTTAAAGTCACAAGAACGCAGTGACAATGATTTTTCGGAGTGA
- a CDS encoding YqaJ viral recombinase family protein, whose translation MIYKKVFDAKTATHEDWLAFRKTGIGGSDMAAIMGLSKWKSPLDVWLEKTSDEVDVQESRFTYWGTKLEALVAEEFSIQTGYSVRNNNYTLQSIEYPFLLANIDRDIVGIDAGLECKTANAFKRAEWEGDQVPDEYYIQCQHYMAVTGYSSWWIACLCGGNEFFYKEIPRNEEVIVAIIEAGHEFWKMVEQKVMPAVDDSERCNMLLKELHNKSNGKSIELPDTAKIYIEQYNKAKADEVTAKARKTEAQSHLFDLLGANEKGIIDQYTVIWSPVAGRKKFDTKRFENDHPQLAAAYTVQGKPSRRFDIKGEM comes from the coding sequence ATGATATATAAAAAAGTATTTGATGCTAAGACGGCTACACATGAAGATTGGTTAGCTTTTAGAAAAACTGGCATTGGTGGTAGTGATATGGCAGCTATTATGGGGCTTAGTAAATGGAAGTCGCCATTAGATGTATGGTTAGAGAAAACTAGTGATGAGGTTGATGTACAAGAATCTCGTTTCACATATTGGGGGACGAAGTTGGAAGCTTTAGTAGCTGAAGAGTTTTCTATTCAGACCGGATATAGTGTGCGGAATAATAACTATACCTTACAATCTATTGAATATCCGTTTCTTTTGGCCAATATTGACCGTGATATTGTTGGAATTGATGCAGGACTTGAGTGTAAAACTGCTAATGCATTTAAACGTGCTGAATGGGAAGGTGATCAAGTGCCTGATGAATATTATATCCAATGCCAGCACTATATGGCGGTTACAGGTTATTCATCTTGGTGGATTGCTTGTTTATGTGGTGGTAATGAGTTCTTTTATAAGGAAATACCTCGTAACGAAGAAGTCATTGTTGCTATTATTGAGGCCGGTCATGAGTTTTGGAAGATGGTAGAGCAAAAAGTTATGCCTGCTGTTGATGATTCTGAACGGTGTAATATGCTATTGAAAGAATTACATAATAAAAGCAATGGTAAATCAATAGAGTTGCCTGATACAGCTAAAATTTATATCGAACAATATAACAAAGCTAAAGCTGATGAAGTAACCGCTAAAGCACGTAAAACGGAAGCACAAAGTCATTTATTTGATTTATTAGGTGCTAATGAAAAAGGTATTATTGACCAATATACAGTCATATGGTCACCAGTAGCCGGACGTAAAAAGTTTGATACAAAGCGATTTGAAAATGACCATCCACAGCTAGCTGCTGCATATACTGTACAAGGAAAACCGAGTCGTCGTTTTGATATTAAAGGAGAGATGTAA
- a CDS encoding DUF2513 domain-containing protein — MKRDLDLLRNILITIEGSDTDLDTNSFLHLCDDIETIDYHIYLLADAGYIDYYDISCCNGSRYPQYLVKYLTSDGCDYLSSIKDDNVWSHVKKKINKVGDSVTLETIKIIGSKFILQYLGL, encoded by the coding sequence ATGAAACGTGATTTAGACTTACTTAGAAACATATTAATCACGATAGAGGGTAGTGATACCGATTTAGATACTAACAGTTTTCTTCATTTATGTGATGATATCGAAACTATCGATTATCATATCTATCTACTTGCAGATGCCGGCTATATCGACTATTATGATATTTCCTGCTGTAATGGTTCTAGATACCCTCAATATTTAGTAAAATACCTTACTAGCGATGGATGTGATTACTTAAGTAGTATAAAAGACGATAATGTATGGTCTCACGTAAAGAAGAAAATAAATAAAGTCGGAGATTCTGTTACACTAGAAACCATTAAAATAATTGGTTCTAAATTCATTCTTCAGTACCTAGGGCTTTAG
- a CDS encoding dUTP diphosphatase (catalyzes the formation of dUMP from dUTP) produces the protein MKRGFIVTNDSVSKPKRSTSRSAGYDFVSPVEVLIKPGDKVMIDSCVRVYCNKNEYLACHIRSSLGSRGITLTNCTGIIDSDYFDTGNTIKMMLINNGEEPVLIDKGDRVMQGIFCEYLLADDDDVTVERTGGLGSTGN, from the coding sequence GTGAAACGAGGATTTATAGTAACCAATGATAGCGTAAGTAAACCTAAACGTAGCACATCTCGGAGTGCAGGTTATGATTTTGTATCACCAGTCGAGGTGCTAATCAAGCCAGGGGATAAGGTTATGATTGATAGTTGCGTAAGAGTGTATTGCAACAAAAATGAGTATCTTGCTTGTCACATTAGGTCGAGCCTAGGCAGTCGAGGTATTACACTTACTAACTGCACAGGGATTATTGATAGTGATTACTTTGATACTGGTAATACTATCAAGATGATGTTGATTAACAACGGAGAGGAGCCTGTATTAATTGATAAGGGAGACCGTGTAATGCAGGGGATATTTTGCGAGTATCTACTCGCTGATGACGATGATGTCACGGTAGAGCGTACAGGTGGTCTAGGGAGTACGGGTAATTAG
- a CDS encoding Lin1244/Lin1753 domain-containing protein: MSRPRKAGISYFPLDTDFFENKKVRRLTRAFGATATSVLVNLLCTIYKDKGYYMRWDDDTLAFVADELCLKVGTVREIVVKAIQVGFFNANMANLFGTDEGQAKGDYDGILTSVAIQEQYFDTCKRSKRSEVCYDARFLLISMKPYEKIINSGENLVNSGENLINSGESTQRKVKESKVYTTTSKDELSYLFNAYVENGFGTVSGLSKEMILDDVDTYCIEWCKAAMEVAITRNKRSWSYVRGILKRWQSEYNLSDKPWEVEAVGTHRQSIRIFKTATRAVSSNSDGTGYVDWANDPDHF; this comes from the coding sequence ATGAGTAGGCCGAGAAAGGCAGGAATTAGTTATTTTCCTTTGGATACGGATTTCTTTGAAAATAAAAAGGTAAGGCGACTTACTAGAGCATTTGGAGCAACAGCTACCTCCGTACTAGTCAACCTGCTATGTACTATCTACAAGGATAAAGGGTATTACATGCGGTGGGATGATGATACGCTGGCTTTCGTGGCGGATGAACTCTGTCTAAAAGTTGGCACTGTGCGAGAGATTGTCGTAAAGGCGATTCAAGTGGGGTTCTTCAATGCGAATATGGCGAATCTATTTGGTACTGATGAAGGTCAGGCTAAAGGAGATTACGACGGCATACTTACTTCAGTAGCTATTCAAGAACAATATTTTGATACGTGTAAACGGTCAAAAAGAAGTGAGGTATGTTACGACGCAAGATTTCTGCTCATTTCTATGAAACCGTATGAAAAAATAATTAACTCCGGAGAAAACTTAGTTAACTCTGGAGAAAACCTAATAAACTCCGGAGAAAGTACACAAAGGAAAGTAAAGGAAAGTAAAGTATATACTACTACATCTAAGGATGAACTAAGTTACTTATTTAATGCATATGTAGAAAATGGATTTGGTACAGTATCAGGATTGTCTAAAGAGATGATATTAGATGATGTAGATACATATTGCATTGAATGGTGTAAAGCTGCTATGGAAGTGGCTATTACTCGAAATAAGCGTTCGTGGTCATATGTAAGAGGCATATTGAAACGTTGGCAGAGTGAATATAATTTATCAGATAAGCCGTGGGAGGTGGAAGCCGTTGGAACACACAGGCAAAGTATTAGGATATTTAAAACAGCGACTCGAGCAGTATCGTCAAACAGCGATGGAACGGGATATGTTGATTGGGCCAATGACCCCGACCATTTTTAA
- a CDS encoding helix-turn-helix domain-containing protein codes for MDFQISLKAARVNANLTLIEAAKSLGIGKDTLMKWERNPGYVNPIYQKKISEAYRIPIDCIFFGI; via the coding sequence ATGGACTTTCAGATTTCATTAAAAGCTGCGCGAGTTAATGCGAATCTAACATTGATTGAAGCTGCGAAATCATTAGGTATCGGAAAAGATACATTGATGAAATGGGAACGAAATCCTGGATATGTAAATCCTATTTATCAAAAGAAGATTTCAGAAGCATATAGAATTCCTATTGATTGTATTTTTTTTGGAATATAA